From one Mya arenaria isolate MELC-2E11 chromosome 4, ASM2691426v1 genomic stretch:
- the LOC128230455 gene encoding neural-cadherin-like isoform X1, translating into MENGYTFKFQEDNVINQKITTSQNRMKVKSFQPSNIFLVVLDEFSQPSELFEARVSGSSVGCVFDADLHVRRVVDFERDPHIYSLTLRATESNTVLTSTTRLEVYVTDKNEFDPAFSVSGYKKDNVREDISTGSVLLTVTARDADLNTKMSFSVNNDHFRIVPLNPVSNTSPYTANIVVNKALDYDRLPMKLYGFDIFATDDGDIPRSGSATFQIFMTNVNDESPEFPIDMQSGLRYDAAVASDVYLAKATDADDDRITYSFLETYQKFSLDTSTGSVTLRETIAPTQSSITQFEYQLKVIAVDDGSCCGSITTWSSTGTLTVKILTDNENRPRFPDCQSLTPHVKEEQADASIVKVTAQDSDYGTNGDVTYSLREGTDSPFRINSASGNLYTRIAIDRETLRSTKIAVNIIGTDGGGLNGTCPLLIQVDDINDNPPTFTESEFVFPVLKTALSGTVAGLVEAKDIDIGVNGQIVYSFTDNPGGYFRFDDSGQYIGSFKVNQSLPLDTARLVLKVMGRDQGNPALSSSATVVINLITDADAQPPKWLGAESSFQVSVPENHDKVIALIDFTANSTSAMPTLSFGVTDSFDKLFYTYAQTSNGRIQAGSLRHLYDFDYEKVTQYIVRLRATDVDNQQAIKISTVTITDVNDNQPRFLGINPDNSFLDVHIQEGDYTNAHQSGELVDTINAVDDDGTAPNNQIQEYRITSDGSGIFQIDATSGRLTTKANIDREQNEAYTIQVEAVDAAPSSFRPNGQHNTGLVTVKVIIGDENDNAPYFEESEYTFDVKEDLQIGTVVARASAKDLDSASVMTYRILDPNSGQPLPFFVLQTGEITVAGNLDYDEGTRRHGFAIEVFDLKFTGRTNVTINIMDVNDNPPVVQSYTFDNITENDLSIVGKTLVKVHAADKDNNGINSFIFDLKFTDNIGPQYFEIGPVTGDLKIKKALDRDFPNGLAEFKLTVEVSDAPSNQRSLIGYGDVTVKPIDVNDNAPVFLDEYLQLSVQEEQDPVVQVGKVSVLDYDDPKHDNSKFDLALLGQTSDSTNPHFQLTVQDVSAISRLDRETQDKYYLSLQAVDKGNPTLTGTGTLTITVTDINDNAPYFNQSYKFVFSENQRGEFGRIQAYDADIGVNAELNYSLDEDSFKYFKMMQDREENQGVLTIIQAVDYDDRVNIQRSFNLTAYVVDSNPDHRAQTYIEIEVTDYNDEVPTFTEPQKSVTLKEDVAVGMYIAKFTATDSDVNIEYSHFEYYISLASDRTTRFRINQAGEVFISNPLDFETHQVHTLHILAIDNINALPKNTGTATLTVILTDINDNCPDFAQNYTPSLMENKAYTGDQLLVFSATDTDGPGNKDPFMVELDCNEKRASAQCDCRAITNCRNEGQNNYFQLTETGSTNMWTLFVIGTFDRENEKVVLLPIRMCDVAGLNRQDQQCGVRFMEIEIAENKSSDGNQLNTLYSYIYLYVSIMCCSHFINYVFG; encoded by the exons ATGGAGAACGGATACACCTTCAAGTTCCAGGAGGACAATGTCATTAACCAGAA GATAACCACATCTCAGAACAGAATGAAGGTGAAGAGTTTCCAGCCAAGCAACATATTTCTAGTGGTTCTAGATGAGTTCAGCCAGCCGTCCGAGCTGTTCGAGGCAAGGGTTTCGGGCTCGTCTGTAGGGTGTGTGTTCGATGCGGACCTGCATGTGAGGCGTGTGGTAGACTTTGAGAGGGACCCGCATATATACAGTCTTACTTTGCGGGCAACAGAGAGCAACACTGTCCTCACCAGCACCACCAGA cTTGAAGTTTATGTCACAGACAAGAATGAATTTGACCCAGCTTTTTCCGTCTCAGGATACAAGAAAGATAATGTCAGAGAAGATATTTCCACTGGCAGTGTTCTACTTACTG TTACTGCAAGAGATGCCGACCTAAATACAAAGATGTCATTCTCTGTTAACAACGACCACTTCAGAATTGTGCCGCTAAATCCAGTGAGCAATACTAGTCCATATACCGCcaacattgttgttaacaa AGCACTTGATTATGACCGGTTGCCGATGAAGCTGTACGGTTTTGACATATTTGCCACTGATGATGGGGACATTCCTAGGTCTGGAAGCGCTACCTTTCAGATATTTATGACAAACGTAAACGATGAGTCTCCTGAGTTCCCCATTGACATGCAGTCTGGCCTGCGGTATGACGCGGCAGTGGCGTCCGATGTCTACCTGGCCAAGGCCACTGATGCTGATGACGATAGAATAACCTACAGCTTTTTGGAAA CTTACCAGAAATTCAGCCTGGATACAAGCACAGGAAGTGTGACCCTGCGAGAGACAATTGCTCCCACCCAGAGTTCAATCACGCAGTTTGAGTACCAGCTCAAGGTGATCGCCGTAGACGATGGCTCATGTTGCGGTAGTATCACCACATGGAGCAGCACCGGTACACTCACCGTCAAAATCCTCACCGATAACGAGAACCGGCCTCGGTTCCCTGACTGTCAGAGTTTGACACCTCATGTTAAGGAAGAGCAAGCTGATGCATCCATAGTTAAG GTGACTGCACAAGATTCAGATTACGGCACTAATGGAGATGTGACATATTCTCTGCGTGAAGGCACTGACTCCCCATTTAGGATTAACAGCGCATCGGGGAATTTATACACAAGGATAGCCATCGACAGAGAAACGCTAAGGAGTACGAAAATAGCTGTGAACATAATTGGGACAGACGGGGGTGGACTGAATGGAACCTGCCCACTGTTGATTCAGGTGGATGATATTAACGACAATCCACCCACATTTACAGAATCTGAGTTTGTTTTTCCGGTGTTGAAGACGGCCCTTTCTGGAACCGTTGCTGGGCTTGTTGAAGCCAAGGATATTGATATTGGAGTCAATGGACAGATTGTGTATTCGTTTACGGATAATCCTGGGGGTTACTTTCGTTTTGATGACTCTGGGCAATACATAGGCAGCTTCAAAGTCAACCAAAGTCTCCCTCTAGATACAGCT CGACTGGTACTGAAAGTTATGGGTCGCGATCAAGGCAACCCTGCTCTGTCTTCATCAGCAACAGTTGTTATCAACCTGATAACAGATGCCGATGCCCAGCCCCCAAAATGGCTAGGGGCCGAGAGCAGCTTTCAAGTGAGCGTACCAGAAAACCATGATAAGGTCATTGCTCTGATTGACTTTACTGCAAATTCTACCTCTGCAATGCCAACCCTTAGTTTTGGAGTAACAGACAGCTTTGATAAACTCTTCTACACGTATGCTCAAACATCGAATGGTCGTATCCAGGCAGGATCACTACGACATCTGTACGACTTTGACTACGAGAAAGTTACTCAGTATATTGTCAGACTTAGGGCGACT GATGTGGACAACCAGCAGGCCATCAAAATCAGCACAGTGACCATTACTGATGTAAACGATAATCAGCCAAGATTTCTCGGAATTAATCCAGACAACTCTTTCCTGGACGTGCATATCCAGGAGGGTGACTACACAAATGCTCATCAAAGTGGGGAGTTGGTCGACACTATTAATGCGGTAGATGATGATGGTACCGCTCCAAACAATCAG ATTCAAGAATATCGCATCACCTCCGATGGGAGTGGAATCTTCCAGATAGATGCAACATCGGGAAGACTGACTACTAAAGCAAATATTGACAGGGAGCAGAATGAAGCGTACACAATCCAGGTGGAGGCCGTTGATGCTGCCCCCTCATCCTTCCGGCCTAACGGACAGCATAATACAG GTCTGGTGACGGTAAAGGTGATAATCGGCGATGAAAACGACAATGCACCATACTTTGAGGAATCAGAGTACACCTTTGATGTGAAAGAAGACTTGCAGATTGGAACAGTTGTTGCCAGGGCATCAGCAAAGGACCTAGACTCCG CTTCTGTGATGACGTACCGTATCCTGGACCCGAATTCTGGCCAGCCGCTACCGTTCTTCGTCCTCCAGACAGGGGAAATAACTGTGGCTGGTAACCTTGACTATGACGAAGGAACAAGG agACATGGTTTTGCAATTGAGGTGTTTGACCTGAAGTTCACCGGACGTACCAATGTGACAATAAACATCATGGATGTTAATGATAACCCGCCAGTAGTGCAGTCATACACGTTTGATAACATCACAGAAAATGACCTCAGTATAGTTGGAAAAACTCTTGTGAAG GTTCATGCAGCTGATAAAGACAACAACGGgataaatagtttcattttcgaTCTGAAATTTACCGATAATATTGGACCTCAGTACTTTGAGATCGGCCCAGTTACTGGAGATTTAAAGATAAAGAAAGCTCTCGATCGAGACTTTCCTAATGGGTTAGCAGAGTTCAAGCTCACTGTAGAAGTATCAGATGCCCCATCAAATCAGAGGTCACTGATTGGTTATGGAGATGTGACAGTGAAACCCATTGATGTGAATGACAATGCCCCAGTTTTCTTGGACGAGTATTTGCAGCTGAGTGTGCAGGAGGAACAAGATCCAG TTGTTCAGGTTGGCAAAGTTTCAGTATTGGACTATGATGATCCTAAACATGACAACAGCAAGTTTGATCTTGCACTTCTGGGTCAGACCTCGGATTCCACAAACCCTCACTTCCAGTTGACGGTACAGGACGTGAGTGCCATATCGAGGCTGGACCGGGAGACCCAGGACAAGTACTACCTCTCACTACAGGCCGTGGATAAGGGAAACCCCACATTGACGGGAACTGGAACATTGACAATAACAGTCACCGACATCAACGATAATGCCCCGTACTTCAACCAGTCATACAAGTTTGTCTTCTCAGAGAATCAGAGAG GTGAGTTTGGACGCATCCAGGCGTATGATGCTGATATTGGGGTGAATGCAGAGTTGAACTACTCTCTGGATGAGGATTCATTCAAGTATTTCAAGATGATGCAAGACCGAGAGGAAAACCAGGGTGTCTTAACAATAATTCAG GCTGTTGATTACGATGACCGTGTGAACATCCAGCGAAGTTTTAACCTGACAGCTTACGTTGTGGACAGTAATCCTGACCATCGGGCCCAGACTTACATTGAGATTGAGGTGACCGATTACAACGACGAGGTCCCTACGTTTACGGAACCGCAAAAGTCTGTAACACTAAAAGAGGATGTAGCTGTTGGAATGTACATTGCTAAGTTTACGGCCACCGACAGTGATGTTAACATAGAATATTCGCATTTTGA GTACTATATTTCCCTGGCATCAGATCGCACAACCAGATTCAGGATAAACCAGGCAGGTGAAGTGTTCATAAGCAATCCACTGGACTTTGAAACACATCAAGTCCACACATTGCACATCCTTGCCATTGACAATATAAATG CCTTACCCAAGAATACAGGAACGGCAACATTGACAGTCATACTGACGGACATCAATGACAACTGCCCTGATTTCGCCCAAAATTACACACCCTCTCTAATGGAAAACAAGGCGTATACTGGCGACCAACTGCTGGTGTTTTCTGCTACAGACACAGATGGACCAGGAAATAAAGACCCTTTCATGGTTGAACTTGACTGTAATGAGAAACGTGCTTCTGCGCAGTGCGACTGCAGAGCAATAACGAACTGCAGAAATGAAGGACAGAACAATTACTTCCAGCTTACTGAAACAGGTA GCACTAACATGTGGACCCTTTTCGTCATTGGAACATTCGATCGAGAGAATGAAAAGGTCGTGTTACTGCCCATCAGGATGTGTGACGTTGCCGGTTTGAACAGGCAAGACCAACAATGCGGCGTCAGATTCATGGAAATAGAGATTGCTGAGAATAAAAGCTCAGATGGAAATCAATTAAATACTCTTTATAGTTATATTTATCTATATGTATCTATAATGTGTTGCTCGCATTTCATTaactatgtttttggttaa
- the LOC128230455 gene encoding neural-cadherin-like isoform X2, which yields MENGYTFKFQEDNVINQKITTSQNRMKVKSFQPSNIFLVVLDEFSQPSELFEARVSGSSVGCVFDADLHVRRVVDFERDPHIYSLTLRATESNTVLTSTTRLEVYVTDKNEFDPAFSVSGYKKDNVREDISTGSVLLTVTARDADLNTKMSFSVNNDHFRIVPLNPVSNTSPYTANIVVNKALDYDRLPMKLYGFDIFATDDGDIPRSGSATFQIFMTNVNDESPEFPIDMQSGLRYDAAVASDVYLAKATDADDDRITYSFLETYQKFSLDTSTGSVTLRETIAPTQSSITQFEYQLKVIAVDDGSCCGSITTWSSTGTLTVKILTDNENRPRFPDCQSLTPHVKEEQADASIVKVTAQDSDYGTNGDVTYSLREGTDSPFRINSASGNLYTRIAIDRETLRSTKIAVNIIGTDGGGLNGTCPLLIQVDDINDNPPTFTESEFVFPVLKTALSGTVAGLVEAKDIDIGVNGQIVYSFTDNPGGYFRFDDSGQYIGSFKVNQSLPLDTARLVLKVMGRDQGNPALSSSATVVINLITDADAQPPKWLGAESSFQVSVPENHDKVIALIDFTANSTSAMPTLSFGVTDSFDKLFYTYAQTSNGRIQAGSLRHLYDFDYEKVTQYIVRLRATDVDNQQAIKISTVTITDVNDNQPRFLGINPDNSFLDVHIQEGDYTNAHQSGELVDTINAVDDDGTAPNNQIQEYRITSDGSGIFQIDATSGRLTTKANIDREQNEAYTIQVEAVDAAPSSFRPNGQHNTGLVTVKVIIGDENDNAPYFEESEYTFDVKEDLQIGTVVARASAKDLDSASVMTYRILDPNSGQPLPFFVLQTGEITVAGNLDYDEGTRRHGFAIEVFDLKFTGRTNVTINIMDVNDNPPVVQSYTFDNITENDLSIVGKTLVKVHAADKDNNGINSFIFDLKFTDNIGPQYFEIGPVTGDLKIKKALDRDFPNGLAEFKLTVEVSDAPSNQRSLIGYGDVTVKPIDVNDNAPVFLDEYLQLSVQEEQDPVVQVGKVSVLDYDDPKHDNSKFDLALLGQTSDSTNPHFQLTVQDVSAISRLDRETQDKYYLSLQAVDKGNPTLTGTGTLTITVTDINDNAPYFNQSYKFVFSENQRGEFGRIQAYDADIGVNAELNYSLDEDSFKYFKMMQDREENQGVLTIIQAVDYDDRVNIQRSFNLTAYVVDSNPDHRAQTYIEIEVTDYNDEVPTFTEPQKSVTLKEDVAVGMYIAKFTATDSDVNIEYSHFEYYISLASDRTTRFRINQAGEVFISNPLDFETHQVHTLHILAIDNINALPKNTGTATLTVILTDINDNCPDFAQNYTPSLMENKAYTGDQLLVFSATDTDGPGNKDPFMVELDCNEKRASAQCDCRAITNCRNEGQNNYFQLTETGTNMWTLFVIGTFDRENEKVVLLPIRMCDVAGLNRQDQQCGVRFMEIEIAENKSSDGNQLNTLYSYIYLYVSIMCCSHFINYVFG from the exons ATGGAGAACGGATACACCTTCAAGTTCCAGGAGGACAATGTCATTAACCAGAA GATAACCACATCTCAGAACAGAATGAAGGTGAAGAGTTTCCAGCCAAGCAACATATTTCTAGTGGTTCTAGATGAGTTCAGCCAGCCGTCCGAGCTGTTCGAGGCAAGGGTTTCGGGCTCGTCTGTAGGGTGTGTGTTCGATGCGGACCTGCATGTGAGGCGTGTGGTAGACTTTGAGAGGGACCCGCATATATACAGTCTTACTTTGCGGGCAACAGAGAGCAACACTGTCCTCACCAGCACCACCAGA cTTGAAGTTTATGTCACAGACAAGAATGAATTTGACCCAGCTTTTTCCGTCTCAGGATACAAGAAAGATAATGTCAGAGAAGATATTTCCACTGGCAGTGTTCTACTTACTG TTACTGCAAGAGATGCCGACCTAAATACAAAGATGTCATTCTCTGTTAACAACGACCACTTCAGAATTGTGCCGCTAAATCCAGTGAGCAATACTAGTCCATATACCGCcaacattgttgttaacaa AGCACTTGATTATGACCGGTTGCCGATGAAGCTGTACGGTTTTGACATATTTGCCACTGATGATGGGGACATTCCTAGGTCTGGAAGCGCTACCTTTCAGATATTTATGACAAACGTAAACGATGAGTCTCCTGAGTTCCCCATTGACATGCAGTCTGGCCTGCGGTATGACGCGGCAGTGGCGTCCGATGTCTACCTGGCCAAGGCCACTGATGCTGATGACGATAGAATAACCTACAGCTTTTTGGAAA CTTACCAGAAATTCAGCCTGGATACAAGCACAGGAAGTGTGACCCTGCGAGAGACAATTGCTCCCACCCAGAGTTCAATCACGCAGTTTGAGTACCAGCTCAAGGTGATCGCCGTAGACGATGGCTCATGTTGCGGTAGTATCACCACATGGAGCAGCACCGGTACACTCACCGTCAAAATCCTCACCGATAACGAGAACCGGCCTCGGTTCCCTGACTGTCAGAGTTTGACACCTCATGTTAAGGAAGAGCAAGCTGATGCATCCATAGTTAAG GTGACTGCACAAGATTCAGATTACGGCACTAATGGAGATGTGACATATTCTCTGCGTGAAGGCACTGACTCCCCATTTAGGATTAACAGCGCATCGGGGAATTTATACACAAGGATAGCCATCGACAGAGAAACGCTAAGGAGTACGAAAATAGCTGTGAACATAATTGGGACAGACGGGGGTGGACTGAATGGAACCTGCCCACTGTTGATTCAGGTGGATGATATTAACGACAATCCACCCACATTTACAGAATCTGAGTTTGTTTTTCCGGTGTTGAAGACGGCCCTTTCTGGAACCGTTGCTGGGCTTGTTGAAGCCAAGGATATTGATATTGGAGTCAATGGACAGATTGTGTATTCGTTTACGGATAATCCTGGGGGTTACTTTCGTTTTGATGACTCTGGGCAATACATAGGCAGCTTCAAAGTCAACCAAAGTCTCCCTCTAGATACAGCT CGACTGGTACTGAAAGTTATGGGTCGCGATCAAGGCAACCCTGCTCTGTCTTCATCAGCAACAGTTGTTATCAACCTGATAACAGATGCCGATGCCCAGCCCCCAAAATGGCTAGGGGCCGAGAGCAGCTTTCAAGTGAGCGTACCAGAAAACCATGATAAGGTCATTGCTCTGATTGACTTTACTGCAAATTCTACCTCTGCAATGCCAACCCTTAGTTTTGGAGTAACAGACAGCTTTGATAAACTCTTCTACACGTATGCTCAAACATCGAATGGTCGTATCCAGGCAGGATCACTACGACATCTGTACGACTTTGACTACGAGAAAGTTACTCAGTATATTGTCAGACTTAGGGCGACT GATGTGGACAACCAGCAGGCCATCAAAATCAGCACAGTGACCATTACTGATGTAAACGATAATCAGCCAAGATTTCTCGGAATTAATCCAGACAACTCTTTCCTGGACGTGCATATCCAGGAGGGTGACTACACAAATGCTCATCAAAGTGGGGAGTTGGTCGACACTATTAATGCGGTAGATGATGATGGTACCGCTCCAAACAATCAG ATTCAAGAATATCGCATCACCTCCGATGGGAGTGGAATCTTCCAGATAGATGCAACATCGGGAAGACTGACTACTAAAGCAAATATTGACAGGGAGCAGAATGAAGCGTACACAATCCAGGTGGAGGCCGTTGATGCTGCCCCCTCATCCTTCCGGCCTAACGGACAGCATAATACAG GTCTGGTGACGGTAAAGGTGATAATCGGCGATGAAAACGACAATGCACCATACTTTGAGGAATCAGAGTACACCTTTGATGTGAAAGAAGACTTGCAGATTGGAACAGTTGTTGCCAGGGCATCAGCAAAGGACCTAGACTCCG CTTCTGTGATGACGTACCGTATCCTGGACCCGAATTCTGGCCAGCCGCTACCGTTCTTCGTCCTCCAGACAGGGGAAATAACTGTGGCTGGTAACCTTGACTATGACGAAGGAACAAGG agACATGGTTTTGCAATTGAGGTGTTTGACCTGAAGTTCACCGGACGTACCAATGTGACAATAAACATCATGGATGTTAATGATAACCCGCCAGTAGTGCAGTCATACACGTTTGATAACATCACAGAAAATGACCTCAGTATAGTTGGAAAAACTCTTGTGAAG GTTCATGCAGCTGATAAAGACAACAACGGgataaatagtttcattttcgaTCTGAAATTTACCGATAATATTGGACCTCAGTACTTTGAGATCGGCCCAGTTACTGGAGATTTAAAGATAAAGAAAGCTCTCGATCGAGACTTTCCTAATGGGTTAGCAGAGTTCAAGCTCACTGTAGAAGTATCAGATGCCCCATCAAATCAGAGGTCACTGATTGGTTATGGAGATGTGACAGTGAAACCCATTGATGTGAATGACAATGCCCCAGTTTTCTTGGACGAGTATTTGCAGCTGAGTGTGCAGGAGGAACAAGATCCAG TTGTTCAGGTTGGCAAAGTTTCAGTATTGGACTATGATGATCCTAAACATGACAACAGCAAGTTTGATCTTGCACTTCTGGGTCAGACCTCGGATTCCACAAACCCTCACTTCCAGTTGACGGTACAGGACGTGAGTGCCATATCGAGGCTGGACCGGGAGACCCAGGACAAGTACTACCTCTCACTACAGGCCGTGGATAAGGGAAACCCCACATTGACGGGAACTGGAACATTGACAATAACAGTCACCGACATCAACGATAATGCCCCGTACTTCAACCAGTCATACAAGTTTGTCTTCTCAGAGAATCAGAGAG GTGAGTTTGGACGCATCCAGGCGTATGATGCTGATATTGGGGTGAATGCAGAGTTGAACTACTCTCTGGATGAGGATTCATTCAAGTATTTCAAGATGATGCAAGACCGAGAGGAAAACCAGGGTGTCTTAACAATAATTCAG GCTGTTGATTACGATGACCGTGTGAACATCCAGCGAAGTTTTAACCTGACAGCTTACGTTGTGGACAGTAATCCTGACCATCGGGCCCAGACTTACATTGAGATTGAGGTGACCGATTACAACGACGAGGTCCCTACGTTTACGGAACCGCAAAAGTCTGTAACACTAAAAGAGGATGTAGCTGTTGGAATGTACATTGCTAAGTTTACGGCCACCGACAGTGATGTTAACATAGAATATTCGCATTTTGA GTACTATATTTCCCTGGCATCAGATCGCACAACCAGATTCAGGATAAACCAGGCAGGTGAAGTGTTCATAAGCAATCCACTGGACTTTGAAACACATCAAGTCCACACATTGCACATCCTTGCCATTGACAATATAAATG CCTTACCCAAGAATACAGGAACGGCAACATTGACAGTCATACTGACGGACATCAATGACAACTGCCCTGATTTCGCCCAAAATTACACACCCTCTCTAATGGAAAACAAGGCGTATACTGGCGACCAACTGCTGGTGTTTTCTGCTACAGACACAGATGGACCAGGAAATAAAGACCCTTTCATGGTTGAACTTGACTGTAATGAGAAACGTGCTTCTGCGCAGTGCGACTGCAGAGCAATAACGAACTGCAGAAATGAAGGACAGAACAATTACTTCCAGCTTACTGAAACAG GCACTAACATGTGGACCCTTTTCGTCATTGGAACATTCGATCGAGAGAATGAAAAGGTCGTGTTACTGCCCATCAGGATGTGTGACGTTGCCGGTTTGAACAGGCAAGACCAACAATGCGGCGTCAGATTCATGGAAATAGAGATTGCTGAGAATAAAAGCTCAGATGGAAATCAATTAAATACTCTTTATAGTTATATTTATCTATATGTATCTATAATGTGTTGCTCGCATTTCATTaactatgtttttggttaa